One stretch of Glandiceps talaboti chromosome 7, keGlaTala1.1, whole genome shotgun sequence DNA includes these proteins:
- the LOC144437852 gene encoding uncharacterized protein LOC144437852, with protein sequence MRQLITITAFLFCACAVSARYLETEKDELETLLDLLENLKRDRTTKQLDERFLEAQKNYHLTRRHSETDIDLCNKLQDIFAGTDKFVMCSEHDGDKMPACVIGSYICDSIIDCQSGEDERQPGCLKSDDQCTFEYPNGYFKCTDTLLCVDSCRVCDGICDCFDGSDESECRNGVSKKCANDLNVDTCKKP encoded by the exons ATGAGGCAATTAATCACGATCACCGCATTCCTCTTCTGTGCATGTGCAGTATCAGCCAGGTACTTGGAAACGGAGAAGGATGAACTGGAAACTTTgttggatttgcttgaaaatctaaaaagagATAGAACAACGAAG CAATTGGATGAGAGATTTCTTGAAGCCCAGAAGAATTATCACCTGACTCGTAGACACTCAGAGACAG ACATTGATTTATGTAACAAACTTCAGGATATATTTGCCGGTACTGACAAGTTTGTTATGTGTTCTGAACACGACGGTGATAAGATGCCTGCTTGTGTGATTGGAAGTTATATTTGTGACAGCATTATTGACTGCCAGTCTGGCGAAGACGAACGCCAACCCGGCTGTCTGAAATCGGACG ATCAATGTACATTTGAATATCCCAATGGATACTTCAAATGCACGGATACATTACTGTGCGTCGATTCCTGCCGAGTCTGCGATGGGATCTGTGATTGCTTCGACGGCAGTGACGAGAGTGAATGTCGAAATGGTGTCTCTAAAAAGTGTGCCAACGACCTAAATGTGGATACTTGCAAGAAGCCATAA
- the LOC144438309 gene encoding speriolin-like protein, with the protein MITLPRLDNVDKQGQKEKFVGEIAFQLDRRIVAYVFGEGCSRRRYYGYTVLNIPEMVNLEWADDVTRNVLRHRFQQIVERIKIHGFDTDYHPTVIIRIINSYGMLDSRPSKDDATQCAYNETSLLDLIADLKLHPKEHQDMICLLGCLVTLSSQDNKPLLLY; encoded by the coding sequence atgataacattgcCGAGATTAGACAATGTCGACAAACAGGGTCAGAAGGAGAAATTCGTAGGGGAAATAGCCTTCCAACTAGACAGACGCATTGTTGCCTACGTCTTTGGCGAAGGTTGCAGTAGGCGTCGTTACTATGGTTACACTGTCCTAAATATTCCAGAAATGGTAAATCTTGAATGGGCTGATGACGTTACACGCAACGTTTTGAGACACAGATTTCAGCAGATCGTTGAAAGAATAAAAATTCACGGATTTGATACCGATTACCATCCTACTGTCATTATCCGTATAATTAATTCATACGGTATGCTCGATTCCAGGCCAAGCAAAGATGATGCCACACAATGTGCATACAATGAAACAAGTTTGCTAGACTTAATCGCCGACTTAAAGTTACATCCGAAGGAACACCAAGATATGATTTGCCTATTGGGTTGCTTAGTAACGCTCTCGTCGCAGGACAACAAACCTTTACTTTTGTATTGA